A single region of the Syngnathus acus chromosome 6, fSynAcu1.2, whole genome shotgun sequence genome encodes:
- the spty2d1 gene encoding protein SPT2 homolog, producing the protein MMDFDNVLSIATQNKGVGMMQKRYSLQAGPPKKDPKSKGVNPAAVQALLSKRQREARVKENESKRLKEDLLAKRVELKSDRKARAMASRTKDNFRGYDGVPVVDVPKKRRSKQEMEEEQTESEGKFRNYCVDPEDDEDNYEYEQTDSEPDQDPEALRPGKDSGLGRSSRTSPKKSSGAPKSAPPRMNFADLLKLAEKKQHEPVEVKGKVVVKEERLRTAEELKELEMERRAKSRGKDSKTNREHKPQSSTLRKNVPDKEPKNCKPQKSLSGKPDQSNGITKKSVATPSKVSAGERERDRPKIQNPSKATSCQVSAKQGGPKPSSSHASVISSDLRIKKNSTLSVQGRPSGMPPSKPHALSGRDLKPSNSNPPKNRPTQGSSLKQERPVLGKGEPPRFASKPAEKSSGHSMVRPSSSGRPKEGNQLQSKPGGTLQPKAFASGLQGHPAGRGGRPPGFGQGRNSVGGPGIGAGRAPSGGPLVNRQPSGNSGSGPGRPKCTVVSETISSKNVCGARPGVPPRPGIPQRPGMAPRPGGPPRPLNRPPATTLPPITIAYKRKYEEEDDYDSEMDDFIDDGGDEQAEVSKHIKEIFGYDRNKYKNESDYALKFMESSWRDLQKEEARSLKLAVQEDMEEEKKEQEEMKRMNAKRKKMN; encoded by the exons ATGATGGACTTTGACAACGTTCTGTCAATCGCCACCCAAAACAAGGGCGTCGGCATGATGCAG AAAAGGTATAGTTTACAAGCTGGTCCCCCTAAAAAGGACCCAAAGTCAAAAGGGGTAAATCCTGCTGCTGTGCAGGCACTCCTGAGCAAGCGACAACGTGAGGCCAGAGTGAAAG AGAATGAATCAAAGAGACTGAAGGAGGATCTTCTCGCAAAAAGGGTTGAGCTGAAGTCTGATCGTAAAGCAAGAGCCATGGCTTCTAGGACTAAAGATAATTTCAGGGGTTACGACGGCGTTCCAGTGGTGGATGTTCCAAAGAAGAGAAGGTCAAAGCAGGAAATGGAAGAGGAACAAACAGAGAGTGAAGGAAAATTTAGAAATTATTGTGTTGACCCAGAGGATGATGAAGATAATTATGAGTATGAACAGACAGATTCTGAGCCCGATCAAGATCCAGAAGCTCTAAGACCCGGCAAAGATTCAGGTTTAGGCAGAAGCAGTAGAACCTCTCCTAAAAAATCTAGTGGTGCTCCCAAGTCTGCTCCACCCCGCATGAACTTTGCAGACTTGCTGAAATTGGCAGAGAAGAAGCAGCATGAGCCGGTGGAGGTAAAGGGAAAGGTGGTAGTGAAGGAAGAAAGGCTGCGCACAGCTGAAGAGTTAAAGGAGCTAGAGATGGAGCGCAGAGCCAAGAGCCGCGGCAAAGACTCGAAGACAAACAGAGAACACAAGCCTCAGTCTAGTACTCTACGGAAAAATGTGCCTGATAAAGAGCCAAAAAATTGTAAACCACAAAAGAGTTTATCGGGAAAACCAGATCAGTCCAATGGGATAACGAAAAAATCTGTCGCAACACCTTCAAAGGTCAGCGCTggtgaaagagaaagagacagACCCAAGATTCAAAATCCTTCAAAAGCTACTTCCTGTCAGGTTTCAGCCAAACAGGGGGGGCCTAAGCCCTCATCTAGTCATGCATCCGTCATTTCAAGTGACCTTCGAATAAAAAAGAATAGCACTTTATCTGTTCAAGGACGACCTTCAGGCATGCCTCCGTCCAAGCCTCATGCTCTGTCTGGCAGAGATCTCAAGCCTTCAAATAGTAACCCACCAAAAAACAGACCTACACAAGGTAGCTCACTAAAGCAGGAGCGCCCAGTTTTAGGAAAGGGAGAACCACCAAGATTTGCAAGCAAACCTGCAGAGAAATCAAGTGGCCATTCGATGGTCAGACCCTCCTCCAGTGGGCGCCCGAAAGAAGGGAATCAACTTCAGTCAAAGCCAGGGGGCACATTGCAGCCAAAGGCTTTTGCTAGTGGCTTACAAGGTCACCCCGCAGGTAGGGGAGGCCGGCCACCGGGTTTCGGACAGGGTCGAAACTCTGTCGGAGGGCCAGGGATCGGGGCGGGTCGAGCACCTAGCGGAGGACCGCTTGTCAACAGGCAACCCTCAGGCAACTCTGGATCGGGACCCGGGAGACCCAAGTGTACTGTAGTGTCTGAGACCATCTCATCCAAAAATGTCTGCGGAGCCAGACCTGGAGTTCCTCCTCGGCCAGGGATACCACAAAGACCTGGCATGGCCCCAAGACCAGGAGGTCCACCCAGACCTCTGAACAGACCACCAG CTACAACACTACCACCCATCACCATTgcatacaaaagaaaatatgaggaggaagacgactATGATTCCGAAATGGATGACTTCATCGATGATGGCGGTGATGAGCAGGCAGAGGTTTCCAAACACATTAAGGAAATCTTTGGTTATGACCGAAACAA ATACAAAAACGAAAGTGATTATGCCCTCAAATTTATGGAGAGCAGCTGGCGAGATCTGCAGAAAGAAGAAGCCAGGAG TCTGAAATTGGCTGTTCAAGAGGAtatggaggaggaaaaaaaagagcaagagGAGATGAAAAGGATGAATgccaagaggaaaaaaatgaactga
- the uevld gene encoding ubiquitin-conjugating enzyme E2 variant 3 isoform X2, which yields MDLRSETIQRVIAKYKFHDVALEELDNIENAFPGMIPSVGRYTFNDGSQKELLKLNGNLPVKYEGRSYNFPIQLWLIDSFPVTPPICLLRPTPDMIIREGKHVDARGRIYLPILHNWDHPKSSVVALLEEMICKFQEAPPLASSVPGEKNPQELLAFVNNLRINDSPVRHHDQPVHKVSVVGGGDLGMAAVMSILAKCKVDKVVFIDVAESSTKGGSTDLEIFKLPKIEVSKDLSASRGSRVIVVTANAWSGEQSYVSVVQTNVDLFRGIIPTLAQLNPSAVMIIASQPVDVMTHVAWRQSGLPPTQVIGAGCNLDSERLSYILNISLNAHKQAWVIGEHSDNKVPVMSNNEPGSKKLLEITGLDATKPLLGRAFDIMKNQGQRSWSVGLSVADITNSILTDRKKVHSITTLAQGWSGIGAEVFLSLPCLLGSSGSMRLAGVSLGKEEDSKLKESIKSLTNLMSQLRI from the exons ATGGACCTCCGGTCGGAGACAATACAGCGGGTCATAGCCAAG TACAAGTTCCACGATGTTGCTCTTGAGGAGTTGGACAACATTGAGAACGCCTTCCCTGGGATGATCCCTTCTGTAGGCAGATATA CGTTCAATGATGGCTCCCAGAAAGAGCTCCTCAAATTGAACGGCAACCTTCCAGTCAAGTATGAAG GACGCTCCTACAACTTCCCCATCCAGCTGTGGCTGATAGACTCCTTCCCGGTCACGCCTCCCATTTGCCTCCTCAGGCCCACGCCGGACATGATAATCAGGGAGGGCAAACACGTGGATGCCCGAGGACGCATCTATTTACCTATTTTGCACAACTGGGATCAC CCCAAGTCATCAGTGGTGGCTCTTCTGGAGGAGATGATTTGCAAGTTTCAAGAAGCTCCTCCGCTGGCCTCTTCCGTCCCAGGAGAGAAAAATCCCCAGGAGCTCTTGGCGTTTGTTAATAATCTCCGGATCAATGATA gtCCCGTCAGACACCATGATCAGCCGGTCCACAAAGTCTCTGTTGTCGGAGGAGGGGATTTAGGAATGGCTGCAGTGATGAGCATTTTGGCCAAG TGTAAAGTAGACAAGGTCGTCTTCATTGACGTTGCCGAGAGTTCCACCAAGGGGGGCAGCACAGATCTGGAGATATTCAAGCTGCCAAAGATCGAGGTGTCCAAAG ATTTGTCTGCCTCCAGGGGCTCCAGGGTCATCGTGGTGACCGCCAACGCATGGAGTGGCGAGCAGTCGTATGTAAGCGTGGTCCAGACCAATGTCGACTTGTTCAGAGGGATCATTCCAACATTGGCGCAGCTCAACCCCAGCGCTGTCATGATCATCGCTTCTCAGCCAG TGGACGTGATGACCCACGTTGCATGGAGGCAGAGCGGGCTGCCACCAACGCAAGTCATCGGGGCGGGCTGTAATCTGGACTCTGAGCGTCTTAGTTACATTCTGAATATTTCCTTAAACGCTCACAAACAGGCCTGGGTCATTGGAGAGCATTCGGACAACAAAG TCCCTGTGATGAGTAACAATGAGCCGGGCTCCAAAAAGTTGCTGGAAATCACAGGATTGGACGCCACCAAACCACTGCTCGGCAG AGCCTTTGATATCATGAAGAATCAAGGTCAGCGCTCATGGTCTGTTGGTTTATCTGTTGCTGACATCACAAACAGCATCCTGACGGATAGGAAGAAAGTCCACTCCATCACCACTCTTGCCCAG GGCTGGAGCGGAATAGGGGCAGAGGTATTTCTCAGCTTGCCGTGCCTCTTGGGGTCAAGCGGGTCCATGCGTCTGGCTGGTGTCTCACTGGGGAAGGAGGAAGATTCTAAGCTGAAGGAAAGCATCAAATCACTCACTAATCTCATGAGTCAGTTGAGGATATGA
- the uevld gene encoding ubiquitin-conjugating enzyme E2 variant 3 isoform X1: MDLRSETIQRVIAKYKFHDVALEELDNIENAFPGMIPSVGRYTFNDGSQKELLKLNGNLPVKYEGRSYNFPIQLWLIDSFPVTPPICLLRPTPDMIIREGKHVDARGRIYLPILHNWDHPKSSVVALLEEMICKFQEAPPLASSVPGEKNPQELLAFVNNLRINDSTVRHHDQPSPVRHHDQPVHKVSVVGGGDLGMAAVMSILAKCKVDKVVFIDVAESSTKGGSTDLEIFKLPKIEVSKDLSASRGSRVIVVTANAWSGEQSYVSVVQTNVDLFRGIIPTLAQLNPSAVMIIASQPVDVMTHVAWRQSGLPPTQVIGAGCNLDSERLSYILNISLNAHKQAWVIGEHSDNKVPVMSNNEPGSKKLLEITGLDATKPLLGRAFDIMKNQGQRSWSVGLSVADITNSILTDRKKVHSITTLAQGWSGIGAEVFLSLPCLLGSSGSMRLAGVSLGKEEDSKLKESIKSLTNLMSQLRI; this comes from the exons ATGGACCTCCGGTCGGAGACAATACAGCGGGTCATAGCCAAG TACAAGTTCCACGATGTTGCTCTTGAGGAGTTGGACAACATTGAGAACGCCTTCCCTGGGATGATCCCTTCTGTAGGCAGATATA CGTTCAATGATGGCTCCCAGAAAGAGCTCCTCAAATTGAACGGCAACCTTCCAGTCAAGTATGAAG GACGCTCCTACAACTTCCCCATCCAGCTGTGGCTGATAGACTCCTTCCCGGTCACGCCTCCCATTTGCCTCCTCAGGCCCACGCCGGACATGATAATCAGGGAGGGCAAACACGTGGATGCCCGAGGACGCATCTATTTACCTATTTTGCACAACTGGGATCAC CCCAAGTCATCAGTGGTGGCTCTTCTGGAGGAGATGATTTGCAAGTTTCAAGAAGCTCCTCCGCTGGCCTCTTCCGTCCCAGGAGAGAAAAATCCCCAGGAGCTCTTGGCGTTTGTTAATAATCTCCGGATCAATGATA gtACCGTCAGACACCATGATCAGCCGA gtCCCGTCAGACACCATGATCAGCCGGTCCACAAAGTCTCTGTTGTCGGAGGAGGGGATTTAGGAATGGCTGCAGTGATGAGCATTTTGGCCAAG TGTAAAGTAGACAAGGTCGTCTTCATTGACGTTGCCGAGAGTTCCACCAAGGGGGGCAGCACAGATCTGGAGATATTCAAGCTGCCAAAGATCGAGGTGTCCAAAG ATTTGTCTGCCTCCAGGGGCTCCAGGGTCATCGTGGTGACCGCCAACGCATGGAGTGGCGAGCAGTCGTATGTAAGCGTGGTCCAGACCAATGTCGACTTGTTCAGAGGGATCATTCCAACATTGGCGCAGCTCAACCCCAGCGCTGTCATGATCATCGCTTCTCAGCCAG TGGACGTGATGACCCACGTTGCATGGAGGCAGAGCGGGCTGCCACCAACGCAAGTCATCGGGGCGGGCTGTAATCTGGACTCTGAGCGTCTTAGTTACATTCTGAATATTTCCTTAAACGCTCACAAACAGGCCTGGGTCATTGGAGAGCATTCGGACAACAAAG TCCCTGTGATGAGTAACAATGAGCCGGGCTCCAAAAAGTTGCTGGAAATCACAGGATTGGACGCCACCAAACCACTGCTCGGCAG AGCCTTTGATATCATGAAGAATCAAGGTCAGCGCTCATGGTCTGTTGGTTTATCTGTTGCTGACATCACAAACAGCATCCTGACGGATAGGAAGAAAGTCCACTCCATCACCACTCTTGCCCAG GGCTGGAGCGGAATAGGGGCAGAGGTATTTCTCAGCTTGCCGTGCCTCTTGGGGTCAAGCGGGTCCATGCGTCTGGCTGGTGTCTCACTGGGGAAGGAGGAAGATTCTAAGCTGAAGGAAAGCATCAAATCACTCACTAATCTCATGAGTCAGTTGAGGATATGA
- the si:dkeyp-19e1.3 gene encoding USP6 N-terminal-like protein isoform X1 — protein sequence MKKDIDTLIAEERADIISKYDKGRQEGVRIDPWEDADYSIYKVTDRFGFLHEKELPTPSVLEEKQKQQELERVGKWLKMVKNWSKYKNSDKLVKRVYKGIPLQLRGQAWALLLDIEKVKKDNEGKYEKMKQQARSFSTEIKQIDLDVNRTFRNHIMFMDRFGVKQQALFHVLAAYSVYNTEVSYCQGMSQIAAILLMYLNEEDAFWALSQLLTNSKHAMHGFFIPGFPKLHRFQAHHERILSKMLPKLRKHLDMEQMSCGVYTTKWFLQCFIDRSPFTLTLRLWDIYILEGEKMLTAMAYTTLKLHKKRLLKFQLEDLREFLQEQLPASFLLPDDIVVEQLQAAMSELRSKKLDQPPPAKSEELPKKPLGQERPIHLLPLQPSCPLEVKSDLQPISQSNKESITPEHTNPQASKSHSRSSTPSLLAPDSAALLPKVTPRCMPSRAPPLPPKPAKPCAEVNDAKDVKGRVPEKAQGRKLCAAPDTQEEPIEWPPPYEVTSLDDPSMHAEMLDLPELPPPPLFYSTEEEQTVSPPAQNLCPPPSVATLKHSPEAPTKSLVSSPCGFTSSSSPRHPPPKPTKFPVSLYVPASTADRRPSNTSQYDNLSEADDDDRCPERLLGSTPEEVPVHRDYDPALYPVPPPPIFIPSSPSPLLSLHCTLPSLPQESEYEGDDRWVEGSIIIPSPPPNFADRLSPQPCHTTTSPPTYSKPFTRGPRDHSAFPAPLLYTRSPPGHPRFSGQSALGVPEVRSSSDFCRMPPDGQQPPKSITF from the exons AGAACGTGCTGACATcatttccaaatatgacaaG ggCAGGCAAGAGGGTGTCAGGATTGACCCTTGGGAGGATGCTGACTACAGCATCTATAAGGTGACGGACCGCTTCGGCTTCCTGCA TGAGAAAGAGCTACCGACGCCCAGTGTGCTTGAAGAaaag CAAAAGCAACAAGAGCTTGAGCGCGTGGGGAAGTGGCTAAAGATGGTGAAGAACTGGAGCAAGTATAAGAACAGTGACAAA TTGGTGAAGCGTGTTTATAAAGGCATCCCCCTCCAGCTAAGAGGCCAGGCCTGGGCTTTACTTTTGGACATAGAGAAGGTTAAAAAAGACAATGAGGGAAAATATGAG aaaatgaaGCAGCAGGCTCGCAGCTTCTCCACAGAGATCAAACAGATTGACTTGGATGTTAACAGAACCTTCCGGAACCACATCATGTTCATGGACCGCTTTGGAGTCAA GCAACAGGCACTCTTTCATGTACTAGCAGCCTACTCTGTCTACAACACG GAGGTGAGCTACTGTCAGGGGATGAGTCAGATTGCTGCTATCCTGCTCATGTACCTGAATGAGGAGGACGCCTTCTGGGCTTTGTCCCAGCTCCTCACCAACAGCAAACATGCCATGCATG GTTTCTTCATCCCGGGATTTCCCAAACTGCACCGTTTCCAAGCCCACCATGAGCGGATActctccaaaatgctgccTAAACTGAGGAAGCACCTG GACATGGAACAGATGTCATGTGGGGTTTACACCACTAAGTGGTTCCTCCAGTGCTTTATTGACAGA AGCCCCTTCACACTCACCCTGCGTTTATGGGACATCTATATTCTGGAGGGGGAGAAGATGCTGACGGCCATGGCTTACACAACCCTCAAGTTACACAAGA AGCGTTTGCTGAAGTTTCAGTTGGAGGACCTGAGGGAGTTTCTTCAGGAGCAGCTGCCTGCTTCGTTCTTACTTCCAGATGACATAGTGGTGGAACAACTACAGGCTGCCATGTCGGAGCTACGCAGTAAAAAGTTGGACCAACCTCCTCCGG CAAAGTCAGAGGAGCTACCAAAGAAGCCCCTTGGTCAAGAGAGGCCGATTCACCTGCTCCCTCTGCAGCCAAGCTGTCCTCTTGAAGTCAAAAGTGATCTGCAGCCCATCAGCCAGTCTAATAAGGAGAGCATCACCCCAGAGCACACCAACCCCCAAGCCTCCAAAAGCCACAGCAGGTCAAGCACACCCTCCCTGCTAGCGCCTGATTCAGCTGCATTGCTTCCAAAAGTGACACCGAGGTGTATGCCTTCCAGAGCACCTCCGTTACCTCCCAAACCAGCAAAACCCTGCGCCGAGGTAAATGATGCCAAAGATGTGAAGGGAAGGGTCCCTGAAAAAGCTCAAGGAAGGAAACTTTGTGCAGCCCCAGACACTCAGGAGGAGCCTATAGAATGGCCCCCACCCTATGAAGTCACTTCTCTGGATGATCCTAGCATGCATGCAGAGATGTTGGACTTGCCAGAGCTGCCACCTCCACCATTGTTTTACTCTACAGAAGAAGAGCAAACAGTTAGTCCACCGGCCCAGAACCTTTGCCCGCCCCCATCGGTGGCAACATTAAAGCATTCTCCAGAGGCGCCAACCAAGTCGCTGGTGTCTTCTCCCTGCGGCTTCACATCATCTTCCTCTCCTAGGCACCCTCCCCCCAAGCCCACTAAATTTCCAGTGTCCCTGTACGTTCCAGCATCTACGGCCGACAGGCGCCCTTCCAACACCTCCCAGTACGACAACCTTTCCGAAGCTGATGATGACGATCGCTGCCCAGAGAGGTTGTTGGGCTCCACCCCCGAGGAGGTTCCTGTCCACAGAGACTACGACCCCGCTCTATATCCGGTGCCTCCACCTCCCATCTTCATCCCGTCATCACCGTCTCCTCTGCTGTCCTTGCACTGCACTCTTCCCAGTTTGCCTCAGGAGTCAGAATATGAAGGAGATGACCGCTGGGTGGAGGGCTCCATTATCATCCCATCTCCTCCGCCCAACTTTGCAGACAGACTCTCTCCCCAGCCGTGTCACACAACCACCTCGCCCCCTACTTACTCTAAGCCTTTCACTCGGGGCCCCAGGGACCATTCTGCCTTCCCGGCGCCACTCTTATACACCAGGTCTCCCCCGGGCCACCCCAGGTTCTCAGGACAGTCTGCGTTGGGAGTGCCTGAGGTGCGATCCAGCTCAGACTTTTGCAGGATGCCTCCTGACGGACAGCAGCCTCCAAAGTCGATCACCTTTTAA
- the si:dkeyp-19e1.3 gene encoding USP6 N-terminal-like protein isoform X2, translating into MKKDIDTLIAEERADIISKYDKGRQEGVRIDPWEDADYSIYKVTDRFGFLHEKELPTPSVLEEKQKQQELERVGKWLKMVKNWSKYKNSDKLVKRVYKGIPLQLRGQAWALLLDIEKVKKDNEGKYEKMKQQARSFSTEIKQIDLDVNRTFRNHIMFMDRFGVKQQALFHVLAAYSVYNTEVSYCQGMSQIAAILLMYLNEEDAFWALSQLLTNSKHAMHGFFIPGFPKLHRFQAHHERILSKMLPKLRKHLDMEQMSCGVYTTKWFLQCFIDRSPFTLTLRLWDIYILEGEKMLTAMAYTTLKLHKKRLLKFQLEDLREFLQEQLPASFLLPDDIVVEQLQAAMSELRSKKLDQPPPAKSEELPKKPLGQERPIHLLPLQPSCPLEVKSDLQPISQSNKESITPEHTNPQASKSHSRAPPLPPKPAKPCAEVNDAKDVKGRVPEKAQGRKLCAAPDTQEEPIEWPPPYEVTSLDDPSMHAEMLDLPELPPPPLFYSTEEEQTVSPPAQNLCPPPSVATLKHSPEAPTKSLVSSPCGFTSSSSPRHPPPKPTKFPVSLYVPASTADRRPSNTSQYDNLSEADDDDRCPERLLGSTPEEVPVHRDYDPALYPVPPPPIFIPSSPSPLLSLHCTLPSLPQESEYEGDDRWVEGSIIIPSPPPNFADRLSPQPCHTTTSPPTYSKPFTRGPRDHSAFPAPLLYTRSPPGHPRFSGQSALGVPEVRSSSDFCRMPPDGQQPPKSITF; encoded by the exons AGAACGTGCTGACATcatttccaaatatgacaaG ggCAGGCAAGAGGGTGTCAGGATTGACCCTTGGGAGGATGCTGACTACAGCATCTATAAGGTGACGGACCGCTTCGGCTTCCTGCA TGAGAAAGAGCTACCGACGCCCAGTGTGCTTGAAGAaaag CAAAAGCAACAAGAGCTTGAGCGCGTGGGGAAGTGGCTAAAGATGGTGAAGAACTGGAGCAAGTATAAGAACAGTGACAAA TTGGTGAAGCGTGTTTATAAAGGCATCCCCCTCCAGCTAAGAGGCCAGGCCTGGGCTTTACTTTTGGACATAGAGAAGGTTAAAAAAGACAATGAGGGAAAATATGAG aaaatgaaGCAGCAGGCTCGCAGCTTCTCCACAGAGATCAAACAGATTGACTTGGATGTTAACAGAACCTTCCGGAACCACATCATGTTCATGGACCGCTTTGGAGTCAA GCAACAGGCACTCTTTCATGTACTAGCAGCCTACTCTGTCTACAACACG GAGGTGAGCTACTGTCAGGGGATGAGTCAGATTGCTGCTATCCTGCTCATGTACCTGAATGAGGAGGACGCCTTCTGGGCTTTGTCCCAGCTCCTCACCAACAGCAAACATGCCATGCATG GTTTCTTCATCCCGGGATTTCCCAAACTGCACCGTTTCCAAGCCCACCATGAGCGGATActctccaaaatgctgccTAAACTGAGGAAGCACCTG GACATGGAACAGATGTCATGTGGGGTTTACACCACTAAGTGGTTCCTCCAGTGCTTTATTGACAGA AGCCCCTTCACACTCACCCTGCGTTTATGGGACATCTATATTCTGGAGGGGGAGAAGATGCTGACGGCCATGGCTTACACAACCCTCAAGTTACACAAGA AGCGTTTGCTGAAGTTTCAGTTGGAGGACCTGAGGGAGTTTCTTCAGGAGCAGCTGCCTGCTTCGTTCTTACTTCCAGATGACATAGTGGTGGAACAACTACAGGCTGCCATGTCGGAGCTACGCAGTAAAAAGTTGGACCAACCTCCTCCGG CAAAGTCAGAGGAGCTACCAAAGAAGCCCCTTGGTCAAGAGAGGCCGATTCACCTGCTCCCTCTGCAGCCAAGCTGTCCTCTTGAAGTCAAAAGTGATCTGCAGCCCATCAGCCAGTCTAATAAGGAGAGCATCACCCCAGAGCACACCAACCCCCAAGCCTCCAAAAGCCACAGCAG AGCACCTCCGTTACCTCCCAAACCAGCAAAACCCTGCGCCGAGGTAAATGATGCCAAAGATGTGAAGGGAAGGGTCCCTGAAAAAGCTCAAGGAAGGAAACTTTGTGCAGCCCCAGACACTCAGGAGGAGCCTATAGAATGGCCCCCACCCTATGAAGTCACTTCTCTGGATGATCCTAGCATGCATGCAGAGATGTTGGACTTGCCAGAGCTGCCACCTCCACCATTGTTTTACTCTACAGAAGAAGAGCAAACAGTTAGTCCACCGGCCCAGAACCTTTGCCCGCCCCCATCGGTGGCAACATTAAAGCATTCTCCAGAGGCGCCAACCAAGTCGCTGGTGTCTTCTCCCTGCGGCTTCACATCATCTTCCTCTCCTAGGCACCCTCCCCCCAAGCCCACTAAATTTCCAGTGTCCCTGTACGTTCCAGCATCTACGGCCGACAGGCGCCCTTCCAACACCTCCCAGTACGACAACCTTTCCGAAGCTGATGATGACGATCGCTGCCCAGAGAGGTTGTTGGGCTCCACCCCCGAGGAGGTTCCTGTCCACAGAGACTACGACCCCGCTCTATATCCGGTGCCTCCACCTCCCATCTTCATCCCGTCATCACCGTCTCCTCTGCTGTCCTTGCACTGCACTCTTCCCAGTTTGCCTCAGGAGTCAGAATATGAAGGAGATGACCGCTGGGTGGAGGGCTCCATTATCATCCCATCTCCTCCGCCCAACTTTGCAGACAGACTCTCTCCCCAGCCGTGTCACACAACCACCTCGCCCCCTACTTACTCTAAGCCTTTCACTCGGGGCCCCAGGGACCATTCTGCCTTCCCGGCGCCACTCTTATACACCAGGTCTCCCCCGGGCCACCCCAGGTTCTCAGGACAGTCTGCGTTGGGAGTGCCTGAGGTGCGATCCAGCTCAGACTTTTGCAGGATGCCTCCTGACGGACAGCAGCCTCCAAAGTCGATCACCTTTTAA